Within the Anaerotignum faecicola genome, the region TCTCCGTTACCGTACCGACGGTGGAACGGGGGTTATGGCTCGTTGTTTTCTGGTCGATGGAGATGGCAGGAGAAAGTCCCTCGATGAGGTCTACATCCGGCTTTTCCATCTGCCCCAGAAACTGCCTTGCATAGGATGAGAGCGACTCCACATAGCGTCTTTGTCCCTCTGCATATATCGTATCGAAAGCAAGAGAGCTTTTGCCGCTGCCGCTCACCCCCGTAAAGACAACCAGCTGATCTCTGGGGATGGTGAGGTCAACATTTTTCAGATTATGCGCTCTCGCACCCTTTATTACAATCTTATCCTTCATAGCGTCTCCTTTTCTTGGAATATCCCTTTTCAGAGGATTGCCCAAGCTTTTACAATAATTTCTTGATTTCCAAAATTTTATCTCTCAGCTCTGCCGCACGTTCAAACTGCAATTCCAGTGCAGCGTGCTTCATTTCCTTATCCAGCTTTGCAATCAGCTGCTTCAATTCCTTTTCACTCATGGATTCGGGGTCCTTTTCCAAGCCGAATTTCTGCTTTTCCGTTGCCGTTTTTGTAATCTGGATGACATCATGCACCTTCTTTTGAATGGTTTGCGGAATGATGCCATGCTCCTCATTATATGCCTGCTGAAGACAGCGGCGGCGGTTGGTTTCCGTAATCGCCCTATCCATGCTTTCTGTCATGACATCGGCATACATAATGACGCGCCCCTTGGCATTTCTTGCCGCACGCCCAATGGTCTGAATCAGCGAGGTTTCGGAACGCAGAAAGCCCTCCTTATCTGCATCCAAGATGGCAACCAGACTGACCTCGGGGATATCCAGACCCTCACGCAAAAGGTTGATGCCGACCAGCACATCAAACACATCCATACGCAGATCACGAATGATTTCCAGACGCTCCAGGGTATCAATATCCGAATGGAGATAGCGCACGCGCACCCCTGCTTCGCGCAGGTAATCCGTCAGGCGTTCTGCCATTTTCTTCGTCAGGGTTGTGACAAGAACCTTATCACCTGTCTCTGTGGTCTTTCTGACCTCGGCAAGCAAATCATCAATCTGCCCATGAATGGGGCGAACGGAAATTTCAGGGTCCAACAAGCCTGTCGGGCGAATAATCTGCTCTGCCGTCTGCTGAGAATGCTCCTTTTCATAAACAGAGGGGGTTGCGGAAACGAATAGCATTTGATTGATTTTGCTTTCAAATTCCGCAAATTTCAATGGGCGGTTGTCCAAGGCAGAGGGCAGACGAAAGCCAAAGTCCACCAGTGTTGTTTTTCTGGAGCGGTCTCCCTCATACATGGCTCGAATCTGCGGAATAGAAACGTGGGATTCATCCGCAATGATAAGAAAATCATCCGGAAAGAAATCAATCAGCGTAAAGGGCGTGCTGCCTGCTTCGCGCAGGGAAAGATGACGGGAATAGTTTTCGATGCCCGTACAGAAGCCCATTTCTCTGAGCATTTCCAAATCATAATTCGTGCGCTGCTCCAATCGCTGTGCTTCCAGAAGCTTGTCCTCTCGTTTAAGCTCTTCCAAACGCTCCTCCAGCTCCTTTTCAATCCGCTGAATGGCAAGCTGCATTTTTTCGGGCGCGGTGACATAATGCGATGCAGGGAAAATCGAGATATGGTTTCTTGTTCCGATGATTTCGCCTGTCAGCACATCTATTTCCGTAATACGGTCGATTTCATCCCCGAAAAATTCCACACGAATGGCATGCTCCGAGGAGCCGATCGGGAAAATTTCGACCACATCCCCACGGACACGAAACGTACCTCGTTCAAAATTCAGATCATTGCGGTCATACTGCATTTCCACCAGAGCGCGCAGGACTTCATCCCTGTCCTTCTCCATGCCGGGGCGCAGGGAAAGCATCATGCCGTAGTATTCCTCAGGGTCACCCAAGCCATAAATACAGGAAACGCTGGCAACAACAATAACATCCTCTCGCTCCACCAGCGCCGCCGTGGCGGAATGGCGCAGCTTATCAATTTCATCATTGACAGAGGAATCCTTTTCGATATAGGTATCCGTACTGGGTACATACGCCTCAGGCTGATAATAGTCATAATAGCTGACGAAATACTCCACCGCATTTTCGGGGAAAAACTCCTTCAGCTCGTTATAAAGCTGTGCCGCAAGGGTTTTATTGTGCGCAATGACCAAGGTCGGCTTCTGGATTTTCTCAATGATATTTGCCATGGTAAAGGTTTTGCCCGAACCCGTAACCCCCAGCAGAGTCTGGAATTTCAAGCCCTTCTGGAAGCCCTCCGCAATTTTTTCAATCGCCTGTGGCTGGTCACCTGTCGGTTTATATTTCGATACCACTTTGAATTTGTTCTCCATTATTGAACCTCCTGCCGACCTCAAATTTACCATCATACCATGCGCAAAATTCGAATTCTACAGCTATGACATATTCCGAATTTACTCTGATTTCAGGCAACTTCGAATTTCGGTCACTCACTCATTTTTTCACAACGAAATAATACAAGATACCACATCATAACATACAAAACAGCCGTATTGCTTGTATATCTTTCACATGGAAATTATAGCACAAATAAAAGGTGCTGTATAGCGAACACGGAAAATTCCCAAACATTTGTTCTATCATAAATCCTCCGGATTTACACAAACGGAATCAAAAAATTTGTCCTCTGCCATTGGCATTTCTATCTGTTTCAGATGCAGTTCATTTATAAACATATCAATTTCTCTTGTACAATCAACCGCCATTACTTTATTATCACCATAAACATCTATCGTGATAATCTCTTTTGCATGTCCCATTAAATTTGAAACTGCTTTCGGATTAAATTCATTTTTCAACAACAGTGTGCAGTAAGAGCTCCTTAGGTCATGCCATCTTATATCCGGCAATCCATTTCCCCTTAAAATCCGTTTATAATACTGATAATGAAAATTTTTATTCCTCGCCGCGCCTGTCTCAGAACAAAAAATAAACCCGAAATCATGAAATTGTTCTCCCGCCTCCTTTTTTCTTTCTTCATATCTCTCACGCTCTTTTATAATTGCATCAAACACATAATCAGGTATTGGCAATACACGATAGCTTGAACTGGTCTTCAAAGGAATCTCCTGTGCATCCAAAATAATCGGTTTATCCTCTCCTTCCTTTTCTACAAAAGCCTTTCCAATCTGCCGCTGCACATGCAATTCCTGATTCACATAATCAACATCCGAATATTTCAGACCAACAATTTCTCCCCTTCTTAGTCCCATCAAAATATTAAATAAAACTGCAATATAAATAGGCGTTTGTTGGCTTGCCTGTATCAGAATCTTAATCTGCTCCAGATTTAAGGTCTTTGCAGAATTGATGCTTCTCGTATGATATTCTTTACTATTTTCAGTTTTCGGTATTACTACGCCCACAGCCGGATTCCTGGCAATGAACTTCTTTGCCTTTGCATATTTCATCGCTAACCCCATAACGGTTTTAGTGCGACTTGCCGAAGCCCTGGAGGACAGAGCAATCGTCTGATACAGCGTCTGAATGTGACTGCTATTTAAATCTGCTATTTTTTTCGTCCCCAGATAAGGTACAATTTGATTCTGAATCACATTCCGAAAGGATAGATATGTATTAACCGGATTTCCAACCTTCCGGTACTCCGCATCTA harbors:
- the uvrB gene encoding excinuclease ABC subunit UvrB yields the protein MENKFKVVSKYKPTGDQPQAIEKIAEGFQKGLKFQTLLGVTGSGKTFTMANIIEKIQKPTLVIAHNKTLAAQLYNELKEFFPENAVEYFVSYYDYYQPEAYVPSTDTYIEKDSSVNDEIDKLRHSATAALVEREDVIVVASVSCIYGLGDPEEYYGMMLSLRPGMEKDRDEVLRALVEMQYDRNDLNFERGTFRVRGDVVEIFPIGSSEHAIRVEFFGDEIDRITEIDVLTGEIIGTRNHISIFPASHYVTAPEKMQLAIQRIEKELEERLEELKREDKLLEAQRLEQRTNYDLEMLREMGFCTGIENYSRHLSLREAGSTPFTLIDFFPDDFLIIADESHVSIPQIRAMYEGDRSRKTTLVDFGFRLPSALDNRPLKFAEFESKINQMLFVSATPSVYEKEHSQQTAEQIIRPTGLLDPEISVRPIHGQIDDLLAEVRKTTETGDKVLVTTLTKKMAERLTDYLREAGVRVRYLHSDIDTLERLEIIRDLRMDVFDVLVGINLLREGLDIPEVSLVAILDADKEGFLRSETSLIQTIGRAARNAKGRVIMYADVMTESMDRAITETNRRRCLQQAYNEEHGIIPQTIQKKVHDVIQITKTATEKQKFGLEKDPESMSEKELKQLIAKLDKEMKHAALELQFERAAELRDKILEIKKLL
- a CDS encoding tyrosine-type recombinase/integrase, with amino-acid sequence MIDFRLQQYIEWKVGKVIPIKGKFGFRVTLYYLDLPKKVQQKSGFTTEREANVARDQTVGELYSGDYIVYENILVKEFLEFWLDAEYRKVGNPVNTYLSFRNVIQNQIVPYLGTKKIADLNSSHIQTLYQTIALSSRASASRTKTVMGLAMKYAKAKKFIARNPAVGVVIPKTENSKEYHTRSINSAKTLNLEQIKILIQASQQTPIYIAVLFNILMGLRRGEIVGLKYSDVDYVNQELHVQRQIGKAFVEKEGEDKPIILDAQEIPLKTSSSYRVLPIPDYVFDAIIKERERYEERKKEAGEQFHDFGFIFCSETGAARNKNFHYQYYKRILRGNGLPDIRWHDLRSSYCTLLLKNEFNPKAVSNLMGHAKEIITIDVYGDNKVMAVDCTREIDMFINELHLKQIEMPMAEDKFFDSVCVNPEDL